A section of the Aphelocoma coerulescens isolate FSJ_1873_10779 unplaced genomic scaffold, UR_Acoe_1.0 HiC_scaffold_60, whole genome shotgun sequence genome encodes:
- the FCGBP gene encoding IgGFc-binding protein isoform X3 gives MHPCYRSPLIPCFPSSLLAPAGFLQLFQALGPEFPIPRNSPLGLGSFILVMAQDGIWWLLLPFCALSSASYRGREFLAVFPQNDDESPSAYLQLLLTSYGPADTQVSVTLRGGSVTRSVTLGPDLTVPLSLPADLELTGSRTSHKTLVVQASADISVVAVSTKSYTVGATALLPVESLGTRYYVVTPVGNYTYGLTEFVVAAGAATTAVSITTTATFHYAGATYVPGAVLCLLLQPYHSLQLQSSQDFTGTAVVADSPVAVLSGHTCVKVSAGFDFVVEQLLPITAWGKNYVVPPNPLQTDVDFVYVVTDEDNTITYNTGSRNATVVMAAGEVQRFVVNPNSHLYISAVVAVQVVFFFSGSSWQDPFLLVVPPVTAHCTAFRFSSVPGQYNHAILVAPTTAAANTTLNHQPDNTMAWQAIPGTDFSWAIITVHATTQSAENSQVPIGLLVFGFQSQTGYGFPGLCATTPPLSCEDLVCKERCEMVDGQPECIQETFSTCWLAGGPHYRSFDGKAFDFMGTCAYTLTTICSPDPTLPAFSVEVKKEKKENSKVPSIGSITIHVDNVTVTAVRSENGMVRVNNHRSRLPISLSHGKLRIHQKGKSMLIQSSFNLKVLYNWDDHVVVKLPAALSGKVCGLCGNNNGDPQDDALTPDGKQVWDIVELGRSWKVTSESGHCQDTCVGDCGRCRWHQVVVYKAETWCGMLSQHSGPFRSCHGTVSPNIYVKNCIYDLCANEGRLDALCHALQIYADDCQEEGIGVSDWRTTAGCPLTCPPNSTYSTCGLACPPTCNIPAVSSSCATATTCMDTCVCHEGLVLEANTCIPPSESGCIFQGLFHGLGEEFWGDLTCTQRCVCDTEQRQAVCRDSGCGTEEECRVEKGIQDCYPKIFGVCTAVGATHYETFDGKRFIFQGTCVYLLVGLCEDTQNLVGFQVLVQNGHQSDNLMSSIAVVTVKVYNKTISISREHPGKIMIDEQLVNLPYHYSERKIVVYREGQDAVVETNFGLVVTYDWYSRVTAMVPSGFANALCGLCGNYNGAASDDMMMRNNQVTSDPDAFGSSWKVTDVPGCGERSTVECSSTAAPSRLQQEVSGMGCEIILEADGPFGACHGHVDAHQYFQSCIHDSCLFPDQEEGMCPIIAHYATACQAAGVSIGRWRTDNFCYIPCPSNSSYKLCSHTCQHTCGTDSTTCPGRCREGCVCRDGFMLSGDECVPMSHCGCSHHGVYYKEGETFYPTEQEMCQCLSGGTVECQNTSCPNGGPGKVIDGVFQCPSQVSSTCVATGDCTYITFDGMVFNITGTCSYILTQTCTGDNLTSFIVTIQKEARQKGKVSRIQALSVEVYGVILTLKQGKGADVMVDSISHHLPTILSEGQVQVYPHGTGVLLRTDFGLVVHYDLVQHVMITVPQIYMGHLCGLCGNYNGQRNDDFQLSSGQLAPDATAFGSSWKTMDTPCNDTCSKDECPTCTEEKVAVLQKPNYCGLLTAPEGPFGSCHRIIDPIPYSQSCIHDLCMTGGDTHVLCQSIQSYVTACQDAGVTVGGWRTPSFCPLTCPANSTYSLCTNTCANTCAGNATTCPQTCAEGCQCHQGSVFDGQGCVPEEHCGCFRDGEYYKPHEMLFWDRCQRRCTCVPGQGLTCHDHACTEDESCEIREGILGCINKNPCKSLRCRPKERCRPRGAQSHCIPALVATCWAWGDPHFRTFDGLDFDFQGTCTYTMAESHGNDPGLVPFRVEAKNDIRGGIQSVSYVSLVNVDVYGQRISFRRNEDGKVRVNGEVTLLPVFLADGKLRVRPSGLRVALETDFGLRVSYDWNWHLLIDLPSSYFRHVRGLCGNFNLKPLDDIPEAGDNITAIVTWAKSWKSADSEADDPICWDYCDGTCPVCDEEKKELYGGNHYCGILKKSFQGPFRACHNIVKPHDFYRNCLSDLCLNNGARSILCQVLETYAATCRKHGAMVHDWRTPSGCPLPCPENSHYESCGNACPATCSDRDSPATCDQPCVETCACNTGHVLSGGQCVPVSRCGCTRDGRYYRPGEEFWGDDTCRSRCRCDTELGMVVCEDSRCKPGEVCMVVKGVRQCTANSWSICMATGDPHYTTFDGHRFDFMGTCVYLLAGLCSTDPTLIPFAVTVENNHRGSHLVSFTKVVTVEVYNMSLSLSQEHPRKVEVNGVLLDLPFTHNHQIQVSLRGVHGFITTDVGITVTFDWYSYARVIIPNTYAGSVCGLCGNANGDPHDDFVTRDGHPADNETHLGDSWKVGDVPGCSPGCSKGCQVCSDAQKRAYRGDKHCGLLGKKRGPFAACHDVVDPAPYLDDCLFDACLYEGHQDTVCQAIGAYVAACQSQGAAVRPWRTAAFCSLVCPPNQHYELCGSPCPPTCQGETGPQDCSDASTCSEGCFCDPGFFRSGDHCVPLPQCGCVLEGRYYPQGMQFYPEPPCTQRCICSKNGGLECHPAPGCSRDEECTVRDGVLGCHPRTCRQCQVLGAGAYSTFDGHLGSFGGSCTLPLLELERGEPEEELEPITVALEQEDVEVQRVTVMAHGVTVVMDKGQQWEVMVDGERHLLPLWLRGGAVGVAQVGSHRLLQVQGGPKILYDGKAYVVLTLPPPSRRPRGLCGNFNGDPNDDDPDGGALGRPPPNCTHLVPAPSCSPAQARRCAVLADPEGPFAGCHGAVPPRTYLVTCERQVCRVGGDPCPGFQGYAAACQAAGGALREWREATGCPLTCPPKSRYQLCARTCEHTCAGVSAPPPCSERCFEGCQCAEGLLFDGAHCILPGTCGCLHQGRYFQIAETILTPDCSQSCTCRGPGGLQCRPFTCPFGHTCGLRDGTRACIARPGRCALSPATRFVTFDGVTGATLATGIYVVASVCDPREPAWFRLLGDVRDIGDQPAVVALHLFTPHSFITVQRDRKVWLNGVPTPLPVELPGPLTITETRTTLRISRMPGFLVELGAAGVTVEVPREVRATLCGLCGDYDGATSNDLRGPDGTVTSDVRALAEAWRAPDFSQ, from the exons cacTCTCCAGTGCCAGCTACCGGGGCCGGGAGTTCCTGGCCGTGTTCCCACAGAATGACGACGAGTCCCCCAGCGCgtacctgcagctgctgctcacctCCTATGGCCCTGCCGACACCCAGGTGTCGGTGACGCTCCGCGGTGGCTCCGTCACCCGCAGCGTCACCCTGGGGCCGGACCTCACTGtgcccctgtccctccctgctgACCTGGAACTCACTGGAAGCCGCACTTCCCATAAAACCTTGGTGGTCCAGGCCAGCGCTGACATCTCCGTGGTGGCCGTCAGCACCAAGAGCTACACCGTGGGTGCCACCGCTCTCCTGCCCGTGGAGAGCCTGGGCACCAGGTACTACGTGGTGACACCTGTTGGGAACTACACTTACGGCCTGACTGAGTTCGTGGTGGCCGCTGGCGCCGCCACCACCGCTGTCAGCATAACCACCACCGCCACTTTCCACTATGCTGGGGCCACCTACGTCCCCGGCgctgtgctctgcctgctcctgcagccctacCACAGCTTgcagctccagagcagccaggACTTCACTGGCACAGCCGTGGTGGCCGACAGCCCTGTGGCTGTCCTCAGTGGCCACACCTGTGTCAAGGTGTCTGCTGGCTTTGACTTTGTGGTGGAGCAGCTCCTCCCGATAACAGCGTGGGGGAAGAACTACGTGGTGCCACCCAACCCACTGCAGACAGACGTTGACTTTGTGTACGTGGTGACGGATGAGGACAACACCATCACCTACAACACCGGGAGCAGAAATGCCACTGTGGTCATGGCGGCAGGGGAGGTGCAGAGGTTCGTGGTGAACCCTAACTCACACCTGTACATCAGTGCGGTGGTGGCAGTACAGGTGGTGTTTTTCTTCAGTGGGTCATCTTGGCAAgatcccttcctccttgttgTCCCACCTGTCACCGCCCACTGCACTGCATTCCGCTTCAGCAGCGTGCCCGGCCAGTATAACCATGCCATCCTTGTTGCACccaccactgctgctgccaacaCCACCCTCAACCATCAGCCCGACAACACCATGGCGTGGCAGGCCATTCCTGGCACGGATTTCTCCTGGGCCATCATCACCGTGCACGCAACGACACAGAGTGCTGAGAACTCACAGGTGCCCATCGGGCTCCTGGTGTTTGGGTTCCAGAGTCAAACTGGATATGGCTTCCCTGGGCTCTGTGCCACCA CCCCCCCTCTCTCCTGTGAGGATTTGGTGTGCAAGGAGAGGTGTGAGATGGTGGATGGACAACCAGAGTGCATCCAGGAGACGTTCTCTACCTGTTGGCTTGCTGGTGGGCCACACTACCGCAGTTTTGATGGAAAAGCCTTTGATTTCATGGGAACATGTGCCTACACCTTGACCACCATCTGCAGTCCCGATCCCACCCTTCCTGCCTTCTCTGTTGAGgtcaaaaaggagaaaaaggagaactCCAAGGTTCCTTCCATTGGCTCCATCACCATTCATGTTGATAATGTCACTGTCACTGCAGTCCGGTCAGAGAATGGGATGGTGAGG GTGAACAACCACCGCTCGCGCCTCCCCATCTCCCTCTCTCATGGGAAGCTCCGCATCCATCAGAAGGGTAAATCCATGTTGATCCAATCAAGTTTCAACCTGAAGGTCCTCTACAACTGGGATGATCATGTGGTGGTCAAACTTCCGGCTGCTCTTTCTGGAAAAGTCTGTGGGTTGTGTGGGAACAACAATGGAGACCCCCAAGATGACGCTCTCACTCCTGATGGGAAACAGGTGTGGGATATTGTGGAGCTGGGGCGGAGCTGGAAGGTGACCAGTGAGAGTGGCCACTGCCAGGACACCTGCGTTGGGGACTGTGGGCGGTGCAGATGGCACCAGGTGGTGGTATACAAGGCAGAGACCTGGTGTGGGATGCTGTCCCAACACTCTGGGCCATTCCGGTCATGTCATGGCACTGTCAGTCCCAATATCTATGTGAAGAACTGTATCTACGACCTGTGTGCCAATGAGGGGCGTCTCGATGCACTGTGCCACGCCCTCCAGATCTATGCTGATGACTGCCAGGAGGAGGGGATCGGCGTTTCTGACTGGAGGACAACAGCGGGATGTC CTCTCACTTGCCCGCCCAACAGCACCTACAGCACCTGTGGCCTCGCCTGCCCCCCCACCTGCAACATTCCCGCTGTGTCGTCCAGCTGTGCCACCGCCACCACCTGCATGGACACCTGTGTGTGCCACGAGGGCCTTGTCCTTGAAGCCAACACCTGCATCCCCCCCTCTGAAAGTGGCTGCATCTTTCAGGGTCTCTTCCATGGCCTTggtgaggaattttggggtgacctcaccTGCACCCAGCGCTGCGTGTGTGACACGGAGCAGCGGCAGGCGGTGTGCCGGGATTCTGGTTGTGGCACCGAGGAGGAATGCCGGGTGGAGAAGGGAATCCAGGATTGTTATCCCAAAATTTTTGGGGTCTGCACCGCTGTTGGAGCCACCCACTACGAGACCTTTGATGGCAAGAGGTTCATCTTCCAGGGAACGTGTGTCTACCTGTTGGTTGGATTGTGTGAGGACACCCAAAATTTGGTAGGATTCCAGGTGTTGGTTCAGAATGGCCACCAGAGTGACAACCTCATGTCGTCCATTGCCGTGGTGACAGTCAAAGTCTACAACAAAACCATCAGCATCAGCAGGGAACACCCTGGAAAAATCATG attGATGAGCAGTTGGTCAACCTCCCATATCACTACAGTGAAAGGAAGATTGTTGTCTATCGTGAGGGGCAAGATGCAGTGGTAGAGACCAATTTTGGCCTCGTTGTCACCTACGACTGGTACAGCCGTGTCACCGCCATGGTGCCCAGTGGCTTTGCCAATGCCCTGTGTGGGCTCTGCGGGAACTACAACGGTGCTGCCAGCGACGACATGATGATGAGGAACAACCAGGTGACATCAGACCCAGatgcctttgggagcagctggaaggTCACAGATGTCCCAGGATGTGGTGAGAGGTCAACAGTGGAATGTTCCAGCACTGCCGCACCTTCCCGGCTGCAGCAGGAAGTATCTGGGATGGGGTGTGAAATTATTTTGGAAGCAGATGGACCCTTTGGAGCATGTCATGGTCATGTTGATGCCCACCAGTACTTCCAGAGCTGCATCCATGACTCCTGCCTCTTCCCTGATCAGGAAGAAGGGATGTGTCCAATCATTGCCCACTATGCCACcgcctgccaggctgctggtgTGTCCATCGGAAGGTGGAGGACGGATAATTTCTGCT ATATTCCCTGTCCTTCCAACAGCTCCTACAAGCTCTGCTCCCACACCTGCCAGCACACCTGCGGTACTGACTCCACCACGTGCCCAGGACGGTGCCGCGAAGGCTGCGTGTGTCGTGACGGCTTCATGCTCAGTGGCGATGAGTGCGTCCCCATGTCCCactgtggctgcagccaccacGGAGTCTACTACAAAGAGGGGGAGACATTCTACCCCACAgagcaggagatgtgccagtgCCTCTCCGGTGGCACTGTGGAGTGCCAAAATACTTCCTGTCCTAATGGTGGCCCTGGGAAGGTCATTGATGGTGTCTTCCAGTGTCCCTCTCAGGTGTCTAGCACCTGTGTGGCCACAGGTGACTGCACCTATATCACCTTTGATGGGATGGTCTTCAACATCACTGGTACCTGCTCCTACATCCTCACCCAGACCTGCACAGGTGACAACTTGACATCATTTATTGTCACAATCCAGAAGGAGGCACGGCAGAAGGGGAAGGTCTCCAGGATCCAAGCGTTGTCTGTGGAAGTCTATGGGGTCATCTTGACCTTGAAACAAGGAAAAGGGGCAGATGTCATG gtggattccATCTCCCACCACCTCCCCACCATCCTGAGTGAGGGACAGGTCCAGGTCTACCCACATGGGACAGGTGTCCTGCTCCGCACTGACTTTGGCCTTGTTGTCCACTATGACCTCGTCCAGCATGTGATGATCACGGTGCCCCAGATCTACATGGGGCATTTGTGTGGCCTCTGTGGCAACTACAATGGCCAGCGCAATGATGATTTCCAGCTCTCCAGTGGCCAGCTGGCTCCAGATGCGACAGCCTTTGGATCCTCATGGAAAACAATGGACACACCTTGCAATGACACCTGTTCCAAGGATGAGTGTCCCACCTGCACAGAGGAAAAAGTGGCAGTCCTCCAAAAACCCAACTACTGTGGCCTCCTCACGGCCCCTGAAGGTCCCTTTGGCTCTTGCCATCGCATCATTGACCCGATCCCGTATTCCCAATCCTGCATCCATGACCTCTGTATGACTGGAGGGGACACGCATGTCCTGTGCCAGAGTATCCAGAGCTATGTCACCGCGTGCCAAGATGCTGGAGTCACCGTGGGGGGTTGGAGGACACCATCCTTCTGCC CCCTCACCTGCCCGGCCAACAGCACCTACTCCCTTTGCACCAACACCTGCGCCAACACCTGTGCCGGAAATGCCACCACCTGTCCCCAGACCTGTGCAGAGGGCTGCCAGTGCCACCAGGGCTCCGTCTTTGATGGACAGGGATGCGTTCCCGAGGAGCACTGTGGATGCTTTAGGGATGGGGAATACTATAAG ccccatgaGATGCTTTTCTGGGATCGCTGCCAGCGCCGCTGCACCTGTGTCCCTGGTCAGGGCCTTACCTGCCATGACCATGCTTGCACTGAGGACGAATCCTGCGAAATCCGGGAAGGCATCTTGGGATGCATCaataaaa ACCCCTGCAAGTCCCTGCGCTGCCGCCCCAAGGAGCGCTGTCGGCCCCGCGGTGCCCAATCCCACTGCATCCCGGCCCTGGTTGCCACGTGCTGGGCATGGGGTGACCCACACTTCCGCACCTTCGATGGCCTTGACTTCGACTTCCAAGGAACCTGCACCTACACCATGGCTGAATCCCATGGGAATGACCCTGGGCTGGTGCCCTTCAGGGTCGAGGCCAAGAATGACATTCGTGGTGGAATCCAATCTGTGTCCTATGTTTCCTTGGTCAATGTTGATGTCTATGGACAACGCATCTCCTTCCGCCGGAATGAAGACGGAAAAGTCCGG GTTAACGGGGAGGTGACGCTGCTCCCGGTGTTCCTGGCAGACGGGAAGCTGAGGGTCCGTCCCAGTGGGCTTCGTGTTGCTCTGGAGACAGATTTTGGTCTCCGGGTCTCCTatgactggaactggcacctcctgATCGACCTCCCCAGCAGCTACTTCCGCCATGTCCGTGGCCTCTGTGGGAATTTCAACCTCAAGCCCCTCGACGACATCCCCGAGGCTGGTGACAACATCACTGCCATTGTGACATGGGCCAAAAGCTGGAAAAGTGCTGACTCTGAGGCTGATGACCCGATTTGTTGGGATTATTGCGATGGAACATGCCCAGTGTGTGATGAGGAGAAGAAGGAACTTTATGGGGGGAACCACTATTGTGGGAtcttaaaaaaatccttccagGGGCCCTTCAGAGCATGTCACAACATAGTGAAGCCTCATGACTTCTATCGTAACTGCCTGTCTGACCTGTGCCTGAACAATGGGGCGAGGTCGAtcctctgccaggtgctggagacGTACGCGGCAACGTGTCGGAAGCATGGGGCCATGGTCCATGACTGGAGGACACCATCGGGATGCC CCTTACCTTGCCCTGAAAACAGCCACTATGAGTCCTGTGGCAACGCCTGTCCGGCCACCTGCTCCGACCGGGACAGTCCAGCCACCTGTGACCAGCCCTGTGTGGAGACCTGCGCCTGTAACACTGGCCACGTGCTCAGTGGCGGGCAGTGCGTGCCGGTGTCCCGCTGTGGCTGCACCCGCGACGGCCGCTACTACCGCCCTGGCGAGGAGTTCTGGGGTGATGACACCTGTCGCTCCAGGTGCAGgtgtgacacagagctgggaatggtGGTGTGCGAGGACTCGAGGTGTAAGCCGGGTGAGGTGTGCATGGTGGTGAAGGGAGTGCGGCAGTGCACAGCCAACAGCTGGTCTATCTGCATGGCCACCGGTGACCCCCACTACACCACCTTCGATGGGCACCGCTTTGACTTCATGGGTACCTGTGTCTACCTGttggctgggctctgctccacTGACCCCACCCTCATCCCCTTTGCTGTCACTGTGGAGAACAATCACCGTGGCAGCCACCTGGTCTCCTTCACCAAGGTGGTCACCGTGGAGGTGTACAACATGTCCCTCAGCCTCAGCCAGGAACATCCCCGGAAGGTCGAG GTCAATGGTGTCCTGTTGGACCTCCCCTTCACCCACAACCACCAGATCCAGGTGTCCCTCCGTGGCGTCCACGGCTTCATCACCACTGACGTGGGCATCACTGTCACTTTTGACTGGTACAGCTATGCCCGTGTCATCATCCCCAACACCTACGCTGGCTCTGTCTGTGGCCTCTGTGGCAACGCCAATGGGGACCCCCACGATGACTTTGTCACCCGTGATGGCCACCCTGCTGACAATGAGACCCACCTGGGCGATAGCTGGAAGGTTGGCGATGTCCCTGGGTGCTCACCTGGGTGCAGCAAGGGCTGCCAGGTGTGCAGCGACGCCCAAAAACGTGCCTACCGTGGGGACAAGCACTGTGGGCTGCTGGGGAAGAAACGGGGGCCCTTTGCCGCCTGCCACGACGTCGTTGACCCCGCCCCTTATTTGGATGACTGTCTCTTTGACGCCTGCCTGTACGAGGGGCACCAGGACACCGTGTGCCAGGCCATTGGCGCCTATGTTGCTGCTTGCCAGAGCCAGGGCGCTGCTGTGCGGCCATGGCGCACGGCCGCCTTCTGCA GCCTCGTGTGCCCCCCAAACCAGCACTATGAGCTCTGTggctccccctgcccccccaccTGCCAAGGCGAAACTGGACCCCAGGACTGCTCAGATGCCTCCACATGCTCCGAAGGTTGTTTCTGCGATCCCGGATTTTTCCGGAGCGGGGATCACTGCGTGCCCCTCCCCCAATGCGGCTGTGTTTTGGAGGGCCGCTACTACCCCCAGGGGATGCAGTTTTACCCCGAGCCCCCCTGCACCCAGCGCTGCATCTGCTCCAAAAATGGGGGGCTGGAGTGTCACCccgctccaggctgctccagggacGAGGAATGCACAGTGCGGGATGGGGTGCTGGGGTGCCACCCCCGCACCTGCAGACAGTGCCAGGTTTTGGGGGCAGGGGCTTACAGCACCTTCGATGGGCacctggggagttttgggggatcCTGCACCCTCCCGCTGCTGGAGTTGGAGAGGGGTGAGcctgaggaggagctggagcccaTCACGGTGGCCTTGGAACAGGAGGATGTGGAGGTGCAGCGGGTGACGGTGATGGCGCACGGGGTGACTGTGGTGATGGACAAGGGACAGCAGTGGGAGGTGATG GTGGATGGCGAGCGCCACTTGCTGCCACTGTGGCTGCGGGGGGGCGCGGTGGGGGTGGCGCAGGTGGGGTCCCACCGGCTGCTCCAGGTCCAGGGGGGCCCCAAAATCCTCTACGACGGCAAGGCATATGTGGTGCTGACGCTGCCCCCCCCGTCCCGCCGCCCCCGGGGCCTCTGCGGCAACTTCAACGGGGACCCCAACGACGACGACCCCGatgggggggctctgggcagGCCCCCCCCAAACTGCACCCACCTGGTGCCCgcccccagctgctccccgGCCCAGGCGCGGCGCTGCGCGGTGCTGGCGGACCCCGAAGGACCCTTTGCGGGCTGTCACGGGGCGGTTCCGCCCCGCACGTACCTGGTGACCTGCGAGCGCCAGGTGTGCAGGGTGGGGGGCGACCCCTGCCCCGGCTTTCAGGGCTACGCAGCCGCGTGCCAGGCAGCCGGAGGTGCGCTCCGGGAGTGGCGGGAGGCCACGGGTTGCC ccctcaCCTGCCCCCCCAAGAGCCGCTACCAGCTGTGTGCCCGCACCTGTGAGCACACCTGCGCAGGTGTGTCGGCCCCGCCCCCCTGCAGCGAgcgctgctttgaggggtgtcAGTGCGCCGAGGGGCTGCTGTTCGACGGGGCCCACTGCATCCTCCCGGGGACCTGCGGCTGCCTCCACCAGGGGCGCTACTTCCAG ATTGCCGAGACCATCCTGACCCCCGACTGCTCCCAGTCCTGCACCTGCCGGGGGCCTGGGGGCCTCCAGTGCCGCCCCTTCACTTGTCCCTTTGGCCACACCTGCGGCCTCCGTGACGGCACCCGCGCCTGCATCGCACGCCCGGGGCGCTGcgccctgtcccctgccaccCGCTTCGTCACCTTTGACGGCGTCACCGGGGCCACCCTGGCCACCGGCATCTACGTGGTGGCCAGCGTGTGCGACCCCCGGGAGCCCGCATGGTTCCGGCTGCTGGGGGAtgtcagggacattggggaccaGCCGGCCGTGGTGGCACTTCACCTCTTCACCCCCCACAGCTTCATCACCGTGCAGAGGGACAGGAAGGTCTGG CTCAACGGggtccccacccccctcccggTGGAGCTCCCGGGACCGCTGACCATCACAGAGACACGCACGACCCTCCGGATCAGCCGAATGCCGGGATTTCTGGTGGAACTGGGCGCCGCAGGGGTGACGGTGGAGGTGCCCAGGGAAGTGCGGGCGACGCTCTGTGGCCTCTGCGGCGACTACGACGGTGCCACCAGCAACGACCTGCGAGGGCCCGACGGGACGGTGACGAGCGACGTGCGGGCACTGGCCGAGGCCTGGCGGGCGCCCGACTTCAGCCAG TGA